From a region of the Verrucomicrobiia bacterium genome:
- a CDS encoding ester cyclase has protein sequence MHSPAASKQTVIRYVEAFNRRDYPALTAVLAPDATVQGVLGWGNPDQALPIWRELHAAFDLQLAIESLVAEGNFVAVRYTERGKFIGPFRGQAPTGNTFELVAMEWLELRDGRICRRWGARDHAAQARQLGLKLN, from the coding sequence GTGCATTCACCGGCAGCCAGCAAGCAAACCGTCATCCGCTACGTGGAAGCCTTCAACCGCCGGGATTATCCGGCACTGACCGCCGTGTTGGCGCCCGACGCCACGGTGCAGGGCGTGCTGGGCTGGGGCAACCCCGACCAGGCGTTGCCAATCTGGCGCGAACTGCACGCAGCGTTCGACCTCCAGCTCGCGATTGAAAGCCTGGTCGCCGAGGGGAACTTTGTGGCCGTGCGCTACACCGAACGCGGCAAGTTCATCGGACCGTTTCGCGGGCAGGCGCCAACCGGAAACACGTTCGAGCTGGTCGCAATGGAATGGCTTGAACTGCGCGACGGCCGGATCTGCCGCCGTTGGGGCGCCCGCGATCACGCTGCCCAAGCCCGCCAGCTGGGGTTGAAATTGAATTAA
- a CDS encoding pseudouridine synthase, giving the protein MVRLQKYLAEAGVASRRAGEQIILSGRVTVNGRQVQELGTKVDPARDQVMVDGKLVRSVRKHYIALHKPPGCVCSRRDERGRPTIYQLLPPDWANVQSVGRLDYDSEGLLLLTNDGELNLRLTHPRYGVRKIYQVTVEGRAEPEQVAAFVQGIRDEGELLRALSARIVTATKSRSVIELELTEGKNREVRRMCAAVSLTVERLVRTQVGKIKLGELRPGRWRTLTGAEIKTLLSLT; this is encoded by the coding sequence ATGGTTCGCCTCCAAAAATATCTGGCCGAAGCCGGTGTGGCCTCGCGGCGCGCCGGGGAGCAAATCATTCTAAGCGGGCGGGTAACGGTGAACGGCCGGCAGGTGCAGGAACTTGGCACCAAGGTGGATCCCGCGCGGGACCAAGTGATGGTGGACGGGAAGCTGGTTCGGTCGGTGCGCAAGCATTACATCGCCTTGCACAAGCCACCGGGATGTGTCTGCTCGCGTCGCGATGAGCGCGGCCGGCCCACGATTTATCAATTGCTGCCGCCGGATTGGGCCAATGTCCAGTCGGTGGGCCGCTTGGACTATGATTCCGAGGGGCTGCTGCTGCTGACCAATGACGGAGAACTAAATCTGCGGCTGACTCATCCTCGGTATGGCGTGCGCAAAATCTATCAGGTGACGGTTGAAGGCCGCGCCGAGCCGGAGCAGGTGGCAGCCTTTGTGCAGGGCATCCGGGATGAAGGGGAGCTGCTGCGGGCGTTGTCGGCCCGGATTGTCACCGCCACAAAAAGCCGTTCTGTGATTGAATTGGAACTGACAGAAGGCAAGAATCGCGAGGTGCGGCGGATGTGTGCCGCGGTCAGCTTGACGGTTGAACGTTTGGTCCGCACGCAGGTCGGAAAAATCAAACTCGGCGAACTGCGTCCGGGCCGGTGGCGGACATTGACAGGCGCCGAGATAAAAACTCTACTCTCGTTGACATGA
- a CDS encoding formyltetrahydrofolate deformylase has protein sequence MKTFATLTVIGRDKTGVIARVTSFLFAQRANIEALEEQVTRGQFSMTLQASWKRGQLDGEGLESGLLRLARELGMEIKLRFTDPRQRQRMALLVTREPHCFEAIMAAFKRGQFKQAEPAVVIGNRTDLRPLAEKHKLPFVHVPWNERAEAEERLLALTEEHRVDFMVLARFMKILSPNIVWRFKNKIINVHPSLLPSFPGAQAYRQAYEHGVKIAGVTAHFVSMHLDEGPIIAQDSFVISPRMTLKDIVAAGQKREARVLVKAIRLYLAKRLDVYWGTVKQV, from the coding sequence ATGAAAACGTTTGCCACCCTCACCGTGATTGGACGGGACAAGACCGGCGTCATCGCCCGCGTCACGAGTTTTCTGTTTGCGCAACGGGCCAACATCGAGGCGCTCGAAGAACAGGTCACGCGCGGCCAGTTCAGCATGACCCTGCAGGCGTCCTGGAAGCGCGGCCAGCTCGACGGCGAAGGACTGGAGTCGGGCCTGCTGCGGCTCGCCCGGGAACTCGGCATGGAAATCAAGCTGCGCTTCACCGACCCGCGGCAACGGCAACGCATGGCCCTGCTGGTCACGCGGGAACCGCATTGCTTCGAGGCCATCATGGCGGCCTTCAAGCGCGGCCAGTTCAAGCAGGCCGAACCCGCCGTTGTCATCGGCAACCGGACGGATCTCCGGCCGCTGGCGGAAAAACACAAGCTGCCCTTCGTGCACGTGCCCTGGAACGAGCGGGCCGAGGCCGAGGAACGCCTGCTTGCGCTGACCGAGGAGCACCGCGTGGATTTTATGGTGCTCGCGCGGTTCATGAAGATTCTCTCGCCGAACATCGTGTGGCGGTTCAAGAACAAGATCATCAACGTGCATCCGTCGCTGCTCCCCAGCTTTCCCGGCGCGCAGGCGTATCGGCAGGCCTACGAGCACGGCGTCAAGATCGCGGGCGTCACCGCGCACTTCGTCAGCATGCACCTGGATGAAGGCCCCATCATCGCGCAGGATTCATTTGTGATTTCGCCGCGCATGACGCTGAAGGACATCGTGGCCGCGGGCCAAAAGCGTGAAGCCCGGGTGCTGGTGAAAGCCATCCGGCTTTACCTGGCCAAACGGCTGGATGTGTATTGGGGCACGGTGAAGCAGGTGTGA
- a CDS encoding small basic protein, which yields MSQHRSLRAASTLGGKRNVLKRYERVELLRKAGEWKDGNRITGLRKTKPPV from the coding sequence ATGTCACAACATCGCAGTCTCCGCGCCGCCTCCACGCTGGGTGGCAAGCGCAATGTCCTGAAGCGCTACGAGCGTGTCGAACTCCTCCGCAAGGCGGGCGAGTGGAAGGACGGCAATCGCATCACCGGTCTGCGCAAGACCAAGCCGCCAGTATAG
- a CDS encoding SLC13 family permease, with translation MLLVLVLLAGALALFVTERLPVELVSLLVLGLLLLVAAVGPATGWVDAAKWITLPEALSGFSNPAVVTVAAMLVLSAGLEKTGALATVGQVFIRLGRHQTVLLTVMMLVVGVVSAFINNTATVAVFLPLVLLVCARHNLPPSRVLIPLSFASQFGGVCTLIGTSTNLLVSSISEKAGAGAFRLFEMSPLGVILLGVGSVYLLLASRWLLPDRRGVQLTETYQLREYLTEVRVLRDSPLIGKTVTESQLGERHDVTVLEILRGDRRIWTPDDAQLQAGDILLVRGKVANLMELRARTGLEIESEFKLKDETLANQELVLVEALVSPRSRLANRTLAEADFRWRYDAIVLALQRHGQVLREKLAGVRLEFGDALLLLLRRADLHRLRANDDIVVLSEVDTPALRTGRALTALLIIGGAVALAALNVMPILVSAILGALGMVLTRCLTLAQAYRAIDWKVVFLLAGVLPLGLALEKSGAARFFADHLLGWIGQFGPLVVLAALYFITALLTEVMSNNAAAVLLAPIAISTATHLGVDPKPLLMAVTFAASTSFATPVGYQTNTMVYGAGGYRFTDFLKVGLPLNLIFWALAVWFIPRFWPF, from the coding sequence ATGCTGCTTGTGCTGGTGCTGCTGGCGGGGGCGCTTGCGCTGTTTGTCACCGAGCGTTTGCCGGTGGAACTGGTGTCGCTCCTGGTGCTGGGTCTGTTGCTGCTGGTCGCCGCAGTCGGGCCCGCGACGGGCTGGGTGGACGCGGCAAAATGGATCACGCTGCCGGAGGCGTTGTCGGGCTTCAGCAATCCGGCCGTCGTCACCGTGGCGGCCATGCTGGTCCTGAGCGCCGGCTTGGAAAAGACCGGCGCGCTGGCCACGGTTGGCCAGGTGTTCATCCGGCTGGGCCGGCATCAAACCGTGCTGCTCACCGTGATGATGCTGGTGGTGGGCGTGGTGTCCGCGTTCATCAACAACACCGCCACGGTCGCCGTTTTTCTGCCGCTGGTGCTGCTGGTGTGCGCCCGCCACAACCTGCCGCCGTCGCGGGTGTTGATTCCCCTCTCGTTCGCGTCGCAGTTCGGCGGCGTCTGCACGCTCATCGGCACTTCGACCAATCTGCTGGTCAGTTCAATTTCGGAGAAGGCGGGCGCGGGCGCCTTTCGTCTGTTTGAGATGAGCCCGCTCGGCGTGATTCTGCTTGGCGTGGGCAGCGTTTATTTGCTGCTCGCGAGCCGGTGGCTCTTGCCCGACCGTCGCGGCGTTCAACTGACCGAAACCTACCAGTTGCGCGAGTATCTCACCGAGGTGCGTGTGCTGCGCGATTCGCCGCTGATCGGCAAAACGGTGACCGAAAGCCAGCTGGGCGAGCGCCATGACGTCACGGTGCTGGAGATTCTGCGGGGCGACCGGCGCATTTGGACGCCGGACGACGCGCAACTGCAGGCCGGCGACATCCTGCTCGTCCGCGGCAAGGTGGCGAATCTGATGGAGCTGCGCGCGCGGACCGGGCTTGAGATTGAATCCGAGTTCAAGCTGAAGGATGAAACGCTGGCGAACCAGGAACTGGTGCTGGTTGAGGCGCTCGTGTCGCCGCGTTCCCGGCTTGCCAATCGCACGCTGGCCGAGGCGGATTTTCGGTGGCGCTACGATGCCATCGTCCTCGCGCTGCAACGGCACGGCCAGGTGTTGCGCGAAAAGCTGGCGGGGGTGCGGCTCGAATTTGGCGATGCGCTGCTGCTGCTCCTGCGCCGCGCGGATTTGCACCGGCTACGCGCCAACGACGACATCGTGGTGCTCTCGGAGGTGGACACACCGGCGCTGCGGACAGGGCGCGCCTTGACGGCCCTGCTCATCATCGGCGGCGCGGTGGCGTTGGCGGCGTTGAATGTCATGCCGATTCTTGTCTCGGCCATTCTCGGTGCGCTGGGCATGGTGCTCACGCGCTGCCTGACACTGGCGCAAGCCTATCGGGCGATTGATTGGAAGGTGGTTTTCCTGCTCGCGGGCGTGCTGCCGCTCGGGCTGGCGCTGGAAAAGTCCGGGGCGGCGCGTTTTTTTGCCGACCATCTGCTCGGCTGGATCGGCCAGTTCGGTCCGCTGGTGGTGCTCGCCGCGCTGTATTTCATCACGGCATTGCTGACCGAAGTGATGAGCAACAACGCGGCGGCCGTGCTGCTGGCGCCGATTGCCATTTCCACGGCGACCCATCTGGGCGTGGATCCGAAACCGTTGTTGATGGCCGTGACGTTCGCGGCCTCGACGAGTTTTGCGACGCCGGTGGGTTACCAGACCAACACGATGGTCTATGGCGCGGGCGGATATCGCTTCACGGACTTCCTCAAGGTCGGCCTGCCGTTGAACCTGATTTTCTGGGCGCTGGCCGTGTGGTTCATCCCGCGGTTCTGGCCGTTTTGA
- a CDS encoding LL-diaminopimelate aminotransferase, with protein sequence MAQLNDNYLKLKAGYLFPEIGRRVKAFCDANPEAASRLIRCGIGDVTEPLPAAVVAAMHKAVDEMAVRETFKGYGPEQGYEWLRHAIAQNDFRERNLDVADDEIFVSDGSKCDCGNILDILGGKNKIAISDPVYPVYVDTNVMAGHTGEANEAGAYGKIVYLPCRPSNGFIPEPPKKHVDVIYLCSPNNPTGAVATRAQLEAWVKYALEHKAIILFDAAYEAYISDPAIPHSIYEIPGARDCAIEFRSFSKNGGFTGVRCAFTVVPKTLNAYTKTGEAKPLHPLWNRRMTTKFNGVSYIIQRAAEALYSPEGKQQVKALIEHYMGNAAILRKGAKKAGLKVYGGENAPYIWVRTPKGVTSWDAFDKILKEANVVITPGSGFGSKGEGFFRISSFNSRANAEEVARRLPELKW encoded by the coding sequence ATGGCCCAACTCAACGACAATTACCTGAAACTCAAAGCCGGCTACCTCTTCCCCGAAATTGGCCGCCGCGTGAAAGCCTTCTGCGACGCCAATCCCGAAGCCGCCAGCCGCCTCATCCGCTGCGGCATCGGCGATGTGACCGAGCCGCTGCCGGCCGCCGTCGTCGCCGCGATGCACAAGGCCGTGGACGAGATGGCTGTGCGGGAGACTTTCAAAGGCTACGGTCCTGAGCAGGGCTACGAATGGCTGCGCCACGCCATTGCGCAGAACGATTTCCGCGAACGCAATCTTGACGTGGCCGACGATGAAATCTTCGTCAGTGACGGCTCGAAGTGCGATTGCGGCAACATCCTCGACATCCTCGGCGGCAAAAACAAAATCGCCATCAGCGATCCTGTGTATCCCGTCTATGTGGACACGAACGTGATGGCCGGCCACACCGGCGAAGCCAACGAAGCCGGCGCCTACGGCAAGATCGTTTACCTCCCGTGCCGCCCGAGCAACGGCTTCATCCCCGAGCCGCCGAAGAAGCACGTGGATGTGATCTACCTCTGCTCGCCGAACAATCCGACCGGCGCCGTTGCCACGCGCGCGCAGCTGGAGGCGTGGGTGAAATACGCGCTGGAGCACAAGGCCATCATCCTGTTCGACGCCGCTTACGAGGCCTACATCAGCGACCCGGCGATTCCACACTCAATTTACGAGATTCCCGGCGCGCGCGACTGCGCCATCGAGTTCCGCAGCTTCTCGAAGAACGGCGGCTTCACCGGCGTGCGCTGCGCGTTCACCGTCGTGCCGAAGACGCTCAACGCCTACACCAAGACCGGCGAGGCAAAGCCGCTGCATCCGCTCTGGAATCGCCGCATGACGACGAAGTTCAACGGCGTGAGCTACATCATCCAGCGCGCTGCGGAGGCGCTTTATTCGCCCGAAGGCAAGCAGCAGGTGAAGGCGCTCATCGAGCACTACATGGGCAACGCGGCGATTCTGCGCAAGGGCGCAAAGAAGGCCGGGCTGAAAGTTTATGGCGGCGAGAACGCGCCTTACATCTGGGTCCGCACGCCCAAAGGCGTCACGAGCTGGGACGCGTTCGACAAGATTCTGAAGGAGGCGAACGTCGTCATCACCCCTGGCAGCGGTTTCGGTTCGAAAGGGGAGGGCTTCTTCCGCATCAGCAGCTTCAACAGCCGCGCCAACGCCGAGGAAGTCGCACGCCGGTTGCCGGAGTTGAAGTGGTAG
- a CDS encoding DUF3592 domain-containing protein: MKKRSQGSGLTILLIFGLFWTALVGTFDGLLGCNFYRQVRASHFAQTTGQVTASEVTHHRGSKGGTTYGVSIHYNYTVDGQKFSGDRYRYANWSSSDSQWAHDAVAQNPVGAAVPVFYNPKNPQDSLLSPGVTGGDCFMLLFLTPFNVVMLGIWSLPCAALRRKWRPSDCGGVKWTTDGRRLRVRLPRYSPWVIGLATIGLTSFLATFVVALSGGFHPRFAVVMGTWGLILVLGAGVALWTWRRQRSGQSDLVIDEIEGTVQLPATFSRKFPQTVPLAALGEVEVETIANRGSRGGTTYSYAVTLPCDGGSQKLTEWYDEQRARDFAGWLRQRLKPAEPAAPPRKTKWPDTLPVT; the protein is encoded by the coding sequence ATGAAAAAGCGCAGCCAAGGGAGTGGTCTGACCATCTTGCTGATCTTCGGACTGTTCTGGACGGCGCTGGTGGGCACTTTCGATGGTTTGCTGGGCTGCAATTTCTACCGGCAGGTGCGCGCCTCCCATTTTGCCCAAACCACCGGCCAGGTCACCGCCAGCGAGGTCACTCACCATCGCGGGTCCAAGGGTGGCACCACCTACGGCGTCAGCATTCATTACAACTACACGGTGGACGGTCAGAAATTCTCCGGCGACCGTTACCGCTACGCCAACTGGTCGTCCTCCGATTCCCAGTGGGCTCACGACGCAGTTGCGCAAAACCCCGTTGGCGCCGCGGTGCCGGTCTTCTACAACCCCAAGAATCCCCAGGACTCGCTGTTGAGTCCGGGCGTGACCGGCGGCGATTGCTTTATGCTCCTGTTTCTGACGCCGTTCAATGTGGTCATGCTGGGGATTTGGTCGCTCCCGTGCGCTGCGTTGCGGCGCAAATGGCGGCCATCCGATTGTGGCGGCGTAAAGTGGACCACCGACGGTCGCCGGTTGCGGGTTCGTTTGCCGCGGTATTCACCCTGGGTCATCGGCCTGGCCACCATCGGGTTGACCTCGTTTTTGGCCACGTTTGTGGTCGCATTGAGCGGCGGTTTTCACCCCCGGTTTGCCGTGGTCATGGGCACCTGGGGCTTGATCCTGGTGCTGGGCGCCGGCGTGGCGCTGTGGACTTGGCGCCGGCAACGGAGCGGACAGTCGGATCTGGTCATTGACGAAATCGAAGGCACGGTGCAACTGCCCGCCACTTTCAGCCGCAAGTTCCCGCAGACCGTGCCCCTCGCCGCCTTGGGCGAGGTCGAGGTGGAAACCATCGCGAATCGCGGCAGCCGCGGCGGCACGACCTACTCCTACGCCGTCACACTCCCCTGCGACGGCGGCTCACAAAAGCTCACGGAATGGTATGACGAACAGCGGGCCCGCGATTTTGCCGGCTGGTTGCGCCAGCGTCTCAAACCGGCCGAGCCGGCTGCGCCACCGCGCAAAACGAAATGGCCCGACACCCTGCCCGTCACCTAG
- a CDS encoding M48 family metallopeptidase produces the protein MAITAAGLLIARWFAQLWLDRLNQRHVRTHAAAVPEAFRGVMDDATYAKSVQYTLANSRFSQFEATFDLLVLLAVLFSGVLPWGFAKFNPQSAWAGAAFLFVVFVALSFVSLPLQWWNQFRLEARFGFNTTTQATWWLDRVKGLLLGALLGYPLLVLVLQCFAWAGAMWWLWAWAALLAFQLLMSVLAPVLILPLFNKLTPLPEGSLRERLLALAQKTSFRAASIQVMDGSRRSKHSNAFFTGFGRLRKIVLFDTLIAQLAEPELEAVLAHEIGHWRRRHIAKMLALSAAGSLIAFAALAWLARQSWFAGAFGFPPDAGLAPVLVLFGLLAGVVLFWLSPLTHGLTRRYEYEADAFARDIMHDAAPLVSALRKLNEKNLSNLTPHPFYSGFYYSHPTLVERERALQPSQP, from the coding sequence ATGGCCATCACCGCTGCGGGACTGCTCATTGCGCGCTGGTTCGCGCAACTGTGGCTCGACCGCCTCAACCAACGCCATGTTCGCACGCACGCTGCCGCCGTGCCCGAAGCTTTCCGCGGCGTGATGGACGATGCAACCTATGCAAAGTCCGTCCAATACACGCTCGCGAACAGCCGCTTCAGCCAGTTTGAGGCCACGTTCGATTTGCTTGTGCTGCTGGCGGTGCTCTTCAGCGGCGTGCTGCCGTGGGGCTTTGCGAAGTTCAACCCGCAATCCGCCTGGGCTGGTGCCGCCTTTCTGTTCGTCGTGTTTGTGGCGCTCTCATTCGTCAGCCTGCCGCTGCAATGGTGGAATCAATTCCGCCTTGAAGCGCGCTTCGGCTTCAACACCACCACCCAGGCGACGTGGTGGCTGGACCGGGTCAAGGGCCTGCTGCTCGGCGCGCTGCTGGGCTATCCGCTCCTGGTGCTCGTGCTGCAATGCTTCGCCTGGGCCGGCGCGATGTGGTGGTTGTGGGCCTGGGCGGCGCTGCTCGCCTTTCAACTGCTGATGTCCGTGCTCGCGCCCGTGTTGATTCTGCCGCTCTTCAACAAACTCACGCCGTTGCCGGAAGGCTCGTTGCGCGAACGGCTGCTCGCGCTGGCCCAGAAAACAAGCTTCCGCGCCGCGAGCATTCAGGTGATGGACGGAAGCCGGCGGTCCAAACATTCCAACGCCTTTTTCACCGGGTTTGGCCGGCTGCGAAAAATCGTCCTGTTTGACACGCTCATCGCGCAACTGGCCGAACCGGAATTGGAGGCGGTGCTGGCGCATGAGATCGGCCACTGGCGGCGGCGGCACATCGCCAAAATGCTCGCGCTGTCGGCCGCCGGTTCGCTGATCGCGTTTGCGGCGCTGGCCTGGCTGGCGCGGCAATCGTGGTTTGCCGGGGCGTTCGGTTTCCCGCCGGACGCCGGCCTCGCGCCGGTGCTGGTGCTCTTTGGCTTGCTGGCGGGCGTGGTGCTGTTCTGGTTGTCCCCGCTGACGCACGGGCTGACGCGCCGCTACGAATACGAAGCCGATGCGTTCGCGAGGGACATCATGCACGACGCCGCTCCGCTGGTCAGTGCCCTGCGCAAGCTCAACGAGAAGAACCTGAGCAACCTCACGCCGCATCCGTTCTACAGCGGGTTCTACTACTCGCACCCAACCCTGGTCGAACGCGAGCGGGCGTTGCAACCATCGCAACCTTGA
- a CDS encoding SH3 domain-containing protein, whose protein sequence is MKKNYALVLGVFLSTGLMAQTNSTVPVVPDAAPAVAPATPATAPTAAPATPAPVATAKPVKKTKAVAKKPAAKRPVIVEKTVSLQPGPAVVDATHVNVRGRSTILSEVLTQMNKGDTVTVIEQVENKWAKDGDMRQWARIAYPTNAGCWIFGSFIDANKAVTAPKLNLRGGPGENYSIVGRITKGTTVTVTDTKGEWLKIVPPDTATAYISAIYLKQDATLLAAAQPTAVKPPVEPVSTNPVVDVEPIATNTTDVASAATGGDTNELAAFLASNAAVTNEAGTNDTEMAEAPDEPLPPRIVMREGIVRNATSIQAPSYYSLAGMDTGRTIDYLYTTSTNLNLNLYNGLHVIVTGEESIDERWPNTPVLTLQRIQVIDE, encoded by the coding sequence ATGAAGAAGAATTACGCGCTGGTGTTGGGGGTGTTCCTGAGCACCGGTTTGATGGCTCAAACGAACAGCACAGTTCCCGTCGTGCCTGACGCGGCACCGGCCGTGGCTCCGGCAACGCCCGCGACCGCTCCGACCGCTGCGCCGGCCACGCCCGCGCCGGTGGCCACCGCCAAGCCGGTGAAGAAAACCAAGGCCGTGGCGAAAAAACCCGCCGCCAAGCGGCCCGTCATCGTCGAAAAAACCGTTTCCCTCCAGCCCGGCCCGGCCGTGGTGGATGCCACCCACGTCAACGTGCGCGGGCGCAGCACCATCCTGAGCGAGGTGCTCACCCAGATGAACAAGGGCGACACGGTCACCGTGATCGAACAGGTGGAGAACAAGTGGGCCAAGGATGGCGACATGCGGCAGTGGGCGCGCATCGCTTATCCCACCAACGCGGGCTGCTGGATCTTCGGCTCGTTCATTGACGCCAACAAGGCGGTCACGGCGCCCAAGCTGAATTTGCGCGGCGGGCCTGGTGAGAATTACAGCATCGTCGGCCGCATCACCAAGGGAACGACCGTCACCGTCACCGACACCAAAGGCGAATGGCTGAAGATTGTGCCGCCGGACACCGCCACGGCCTACATTTCGGCGATCTACCTCAAGCAGGATGCAACCCTGCTGGCCGCAGCCCAGCCAACGGCGGTCAAGCCGCCGGTCGAACCGGTTTCGACCAATCCCGTCGTGGACGTTGAGCCGATTGCGACCAACACCACGGACGTCGCTTCCGCTGCAACGGGTGGTGACACCAACGAACTGGCCGCATTTCTGGCCAGCAATGCGGCTGTAACCAACGAAGCCGGCACCAATGACACCGAGATGGCTGAGGCGCCGGACGAGCCGCTGCCCCCGCGCATCGTCATGCGCGAAGGCATCGTGCGCAATGCCACCAGCATCCAGGCTCCGAGCTATTACAGTCTGGCTGGCATGGATACCGGCCGCACGATTGATTACCTTTACACGACTTCGACCAATTTGAACCTCAACCTCTACAACGGCCTGCATGTGATCGTAACCGGCGAGGAATCCATCGATGAGCGGTGGCCCAACACGCCGGTGCTGACGCTTCAGCGCATCCAGGTCATTGACGAATAG
- a CDS encoding nucleoside transporter C-terminal domain-containing protein yields the protein MQLRLISLLGLVAFIGLAWALSANRKLFPWRTVLWGLALQFTFAILILKTAPGRAIFNVTGAAIRKLADFANEGSKFVFGPLADNTSLGQAFGPQNTLVLGILILGTIIVVAMLSTLFYHWGILQKVVHAMAWVMRKAMRTSGAETLSAAANIFMGQTEAPLLIKPYIPRMTRSELLCMMTGGMATIAGGVAAVYAAFGAQAGHPEVAGNLLTASVLNAPAALLVSKVLVPETELSETAGGHVADPPRVTVNSVDALCRGAGDGMMLSLNVIAMLIAFVALVAAVNFLLVWPQAQLHVAHPVTLQAILGWLNAPFAWLMGVPLHDCATVGSVLGQRIVLSEFIGYTSLNAVTVDLRSYTIATYALCGFANVASIAIQVGGIGSLAPERRGDMARLGIRAMIGGLLACYLTASIAGVLL from the coding sequence GTGCAACTTAGGCTGATCAGTTTGCTGGGTCTGGTGGCTTTCATCGGATTGGCGTGGGCACTTTCCGCAAACCGCAAACTGTTTCCCTGGCGCACCGTGCTCTGGGGGCTGGCCCTGCAATTCACCTTCGCGATTCTGATTCTCAAGACCGCGCCCGGCCGCGCCATCTTCAACGTGACCGGCGCCGCCATCCGCAAGCTGGCGGATTTTGCCAACGAAGGATCGAAATTCGTTTTCGGTCCGCTGGCGGACAATACGTCGCTGGGGCAGGCGTTCGGACCGCAAAACACCCTCGTGCTCGGCATCCTGATCCTCGGCACCATCATCGTCGTCGCGATGCTGTCCACGCTGTTTTACCACTGGGGCATTCTGCAAAAGGTCGTGCACGCCATGGCGTGGGTGATGCGCAAGGCCATGCGCACCAGCGGGGCGGAAACCCTTTCGGCCGCGGCGAACATCTTCATGGGCCAGACCGAGGCGCCGCTGCTCATCAAGCCTTACATCCCGCGCATGACCCGGAGCGAACTGCTGTGCATGATGACCGGCGGCATGGCCACCATCGCCGGCGGTGTGGCCGCCGTGTATGCGGCGTTCGGCGCGCAAGCCGGCCATCCCGAGGTCGCGGGCAACCTGTTGACCGCCTCCGTGCTGAATGCGCCCGCAGCGCTGCTGGTCTCGAAAGTTCTTGTGCCTGAAACCGAGCTTAGCGAAACGGCCGGCGGCCACGTGGCGGATCCACCGCGGGTCACTGTAAACAGCGTGGACGCGCTGTGCCGCGGTGCGGGCGATGGCATGATGCTTTCCCTCAACGTCATTGCCATGCTGATCGCCTTCGTGGCGCTGGTGGCGGCGGTGAATTTTCTGCTGGTCTGGCCGCAGGCGCAGTTGCACGTGGCGCATCCCGTGACCCTGCAGGCCATCCTTGGCTGGCTCAACGCGCCTTTTGCCTGGTTGATGGGCGTGCCCCTGCACGACTGCGCAACCGTCGGCAGCGTGCTGGGGCAGCGCATCGTGCTGAGCGAATTCATCGGCTACACCTCGCTGAACGCCGTGACGGTGGACCTGCGCAGCTACACGATTGCGACCTACGCGCTTTGCGGTTTTGCCAACGTGGCCAGCATCGCCATCCAGGTGGGCGGCATTGGCTCGCTGGCGCCCGAGCGCCGCGGCGACATGGCCAGGCTGGGCATCCGCGCGATGATCGGCGGCTTGCTGGCGTGTTACCTCACCGCGTCCATCGCCGGGGTTTTGTTGTGA
- the hpt gene encoding hypoxanthine phosphoribosyltransferase, whose translation MEARVCSGSSAAAVPKRWQAEVESILITEAQIASRVAEMTREIQRDFRGRELVVVSLLTGTVMFLADLIRHLELPLRLDFMGVSSYGAGTESGELVFTKELRIDVAGRDVLLVDDILDTGRTMSRVLAKLFVLKPRRIKTCVLLDKPERRTEDVEADYVGFKIPNQFVVGYGLDFAERYRNLPFVGVLHPHVYRQGGKAKTVKKVK comes from the coding sequence ATGGAAGCGCGTGTGTGTTCCGGGAGCAGCGCGGCGGCGGTGCCCAAACGCTGGCAGGCCGAGGTGGAAAGCATCCTCATCACGGAAGCGCAAATTGCCAGCCGCGTGGCCGAGATGACCCGGGAAATTCAGCGCGATTTCCGCGGCCGGGAACTGGTGGTGGTTTCGCTGCTGACCGGCACGGTCATGTTTCTGGCGGACCTGATCCGGCACTTGGAACTGCCGCTGCGGCTGGACTTCATGGGCGTGTCCAGCTACGGCGCCGGCACGGAATCCGGCGAACTGGTCTTCACCAAGGAATTGCGCATCGACGTGGCGGGGCGCGACGTGCTGCTGGTGGACGACATTCTCGACACGGGCCGGACGATGAGCCGGGTGCTGGCCAAGCTTTTCGTGCTTAAACCGCGTCGCATCAAAACCTGCGTGCTGCTGGACAAGCCGGAGCGCCGCACCGAGGACGTGGAAGCGGATTACGTCGGCTTCAAGATTCCGAACCAGTTTGTGGTGGGCTACGGACTGGATTTCGCCGAGCGCTACCGCAACCTGCCATTCGTGGGCGTGTTGCATCCGCACGTTTACCGGCAGGGCGGCAAGGCGAAGACGGTTAAAAAGGTCAAATAG